The Thamnophis elegans isolate rThaEle1 chromosome Z, rThaEle1.pri, whole genome shotgun sequence genome contains a region encoding:
- the MLX gene encoding max-like protein X isoform X3 produces the protein MREHVTKVDISYTDNGLDSALFVENRKKVMIVSRANSIGSTSASSVPNTDSFHATDDEDSDYQQDSHKESYKDRRRRAHTQAEQKRRDAIKKGYDDLQAIVPTCQQQDFSIGSQKLSKAIVLQKTIDYIQFLHKEKKKQEEEVSTLRKDVQALKIMKVNYEEIVKAHQDNPSEGKNQISDQVKFNVFQGIMDSLFQSFNASISVTSFQELSACVFSWIEEHCKPQTLRDIVIGVLQRLKSQLY, from the exons ATGCGTGAGCATGTGACAAAG GTTGATATTTCTTATACTGACAATGGGTTGGATTCTG CACTCTTtgtggaaaacagaaaaaaagtgatgATCGTATCAAGAGCTAATAGTATTGGTTCTACCAGTGCCTCTTCAGTACCAAATACAG ACTCTTTTCATGCCACAGATGATGAAGACTCTGATTACCAACAAGATAGCCACAAAGAATCATACAAGGATCGCCGTCGCCGTGCTCATACACAAGCTGAGCAAAAGCGGAGGGATGCTATCAAG AAAGGTTATGATGATTTGCAAGCAATTGTACCCACATGCCAGCAGCAAGATTTCTCAATAGGCTCCCAGAAGCTAAGCAAGGCGATTGTGCTGCAGAAGA CTATTGATTATATTCAATtcttgcacaaagaaaaaaagaaacaagaggaAGAGGTCTCCACTCTCCGGAAAGATGTGCAGGCCTTGAAAATCATGAAAGT AAACTATGAAGAGATTGTTAAAGCTCACCAGGACAATCCCAGTGAAGGAAAGAATCAGATCTCTGACCAAGTGAAGTTCAATGTTTTCCAGGGTATCATGGACTCCTTGTTCCAATCCTTTAATGCCTCCATCTCAGTAACAAGCTTTCAGGAGCTCTCAGCTTGTGTTTTCAGCTGGATAGAAGAGCACTGTAAGCCACAG ACCCTGCGAGACATTGTCATTGGTGTACTGCAACGACTGAAGAGCCAACTCtactaa
- the MLX gene encoding max-like protein X isoform X2 — MAEPSSVSSEAPWGGKVDISYTDNGLDSALFVENRKKVMIVSRANSIGSTSASSVPNTDSFHATDDEDSDYQQDSHKESYKDRRRRAHTQAEQKRRDAIKKGYDDLQAIVPTCQQQDFSIGSQKLSKAIVLQKTIDYIQFLHKEKKKQEEEVSTLRKDVQALKIMKVNYEEIVKAHQDNPSEGKNQISDQVKFNVFQGIMDSLFQSFNASISVTSFQELSACVFSWIEEHCKPQTLRDIVIGVLQRLKSQLY; from the exons ATGGCGGAGCCGTCGAGCGTCTCTTCGGAAGCTCCTTGGGGAGGAAAA GTTGATATTTCTTATACTGACAATGGGTTGGATTCTG CACTCTTtgtggaaaacagaaaaaaagtgatgATCGTATCAAGAGCTAATAGTATTGGTTCTACCAGTGCCTCTTCAGTACCAAATACAG ACTCTTTTCATGCCACAGATGATGAAGACTCTGATTACCAACAAGATAGCCACAAAGAATCATACAAGGATCGCCGTCGCCGTGCTCATACACAAGCTGAGCAAAAGCGGAGGGATGCTATCAAG AAAGGTTATGATGATTTGCAAGCAATTGTACCCACATGCCAGCAGCAAGATTTCTCAATAGGCTCCCAGAAGCTAAGCAAGGCGATTGTGCTGCAGAAGA CTATTGATTATATTCAATtcttgcacaaagaaaaaaagaaacaagaggaAGAGGTCTCCACTCTCCGGAAAGATGTGCAGGCCTTGAAAATCATGAAAGT AAACTATGAAGAGATTGTTAAAGCTCACCAGGACAATCCCAGTGAAGGAAAGAATCAGATCTCTGACCAAGTGAAGTTCAATGTTTTCCAGGGTATCATGGACTCCTTGTTCCAATCCTTTAATGCCTCCATCTCAGTAACAAGCTTTCAGGAGCTCTCAGCTTGTGTTTTCAGCTGGATAGAAGAGCACTGTAAGCCACAG ACCCTGCGAGACATTGTCATTGGTGTACTGCAACGACTGAAGAGCCAACTCtactaa
- the MLX gene encoding max-like protein X isoform X1 — protein MAEPSSVSSEAPWGGKVDISYTDNGLDSALFVENRKKVMIVSRANSIGSTSASSVPNTDDEDSDYQQDSHKESYKDRRRRAHTQAEQKRRDAIKKGYDDLQAIVPTCQQQDFSIGSQKLSKAIVLQKTIDYIQFLHKEKKKQEEEVSTLRKDVQALKIMKVNYEEIVKAHQDNPSEGKNQISDQVKFNVFQGIMDSLFQSFNASISVTSFQELSACVFSWIEEHCKPQTLRDIVIGVLQRLKSQLY, from the exons ATGGCGGAGCCGTCGAGCGTCTCTTCGGAAGCTCCTTGGGGAGGAAAA GTTGATATTTCTTATACTGACAATGGGTTGGATTCTG CACTCTTtgtggaaaacagaaaaaaagtgatgATCGTATCAAGAGCTAATAGTATTGGTTCTACCAGTGCCTCTTCAGTACCAAATACAG ATGATGAAGACTCTGATTACCAACAAGATAGCCACAAAGAATCATACAAGGATCGCCGTCGCCGTGCTCATACACAAGCTGAGCAAAAGCGGAGGGATGCTATCAAG AAAGGTTATGATGATTTGCAAGCAATTGTACCCACATGCCAGCAGCAAGATTTCTCAATAGGCTCCCAGAAGCTAAGCAAGGCGATTGTGCTGCAGAAGA CTATTGATTATATTCAATtcttgcacaaagaaaaaaagaaacaagaggaAGAGGTCTCCACTCTCCGGAAAGATGTGCAGGCCTTGAAAATCATGAAAGT AAACTATGAAGAGATTGTTAAAGCTCACCAGGACAATCCCAGTGAAGGAAAGAATCAGATCTCTGACCAAGTGAAGTTCAATGTTTTCCAGGGTATCATGGACTCCTTGTTCCAATCCTTTAATGCCTCCATCTCAGTAACAAGCTTTCAGGAGCTCTCAGCTTGTGTTTTCAGCTGGATAGAAGAGCACTGTAAGCCACAG ACCCTGCGAGACATTGTCATTGGTGTACTGCAACGACTGAAGAGCCAACTCtactaa
- the MLX gene encoding max-like protein X isoform X4, protein MREHVTKVDISYTDNGLDSALFVENRKKVMIVSRANSIGSTSASSVPNTDDEDSDYQQDSHKESYKDRRRRAHTQAEQKRRDAIKKGYDDLQAIVPTCQQQDFSIGSQKLSKAIVLQKTIDYIQFLHKEKKKQEEEVSTLRKDVQALKIMKVNYEEIVKAHQDNPSEGKNQISDQVKFNVFQGIMDSLFQSFNASISVTSFQELSACVFSWIEEHCKPQTLRDIVIGVLQRLKSQLY, encoded by the exons ATGCGTGAGCATGTGACAAAG GTTGATATTTCTTATACTGACAATGGGTTGGATTCTG CACTCTTtgtggaaaacagaaaaaaagtgatgATCGTATCAAGAGCTAATAGTATTGGTTCTACCAGTGCCTCTTCAGTACCAAATACAG ATGATGAAGACTCTGATTACCAACAAGATAGCCACAAAGAATCATACAAGGATCGCCGTCGCCGTGCTCATACACAAGCTGAGCAAAAGCGGAGGGATGCTATCAAG AAAGGTTATGATGATTTGCAAGCAATTGTACCCACATGCCAGCAGCAAGATTTCTCAATAGGCTCCCAGAAGCTAAGCAAGGCGATTGTGCTGCAGAAGA CTATTGATTATATTCAATtcttgcacaaagaaaaaaagaaacaagaggaAGAGGTCTCCACTCTCCGGAAAGATGTGCAGGCCTTGAAAATCATGAAAGT AAACTATGAAGAGATTGTTAAAGCTCACCAGGACAATCCCAGTGAAGGAAAGAATCAGATCTCTGACCAAGTGAAGTTCAATGTTTTCCAGGGTATCATGGACTCCTTGTTCCAATCCTTTAATGCCTCCATCTCAGTAACAAGCTTTCAGGAGCTCTCAGCTTGTGTTTTCAGCTGGATAGAAGAGCACTGTAAGCCACAG ACCCTGCGAGACATTGTCATTGGTGTACTGCAACGACTGAAGAGCCAACTCtactaa